The following coding sequences lie in one Nocardioides sambongensis genomic window:
- a CDS encoding MFS transporter, protein MNQPPATTPRRAWLVWGIALAIYVLAVFHRTSLAVAGLEATERFGLTASQLSSFTMLQLLVYAGMQIPVGLLVDRFGARSVLTVGVTVVSLAQAWFALASSYPEALTARLFVGMGDAMTFICVLRLVSSWFAPRRIPLVVQLTGSTGQIGAIAAAVPMTWALRELGWSGAYLVAAAIGPVLLALLLLFVDDSPVQRHLTGQPMSRRVLVGSLRASWSQPGTRLGFWVHFATPFSGHVLALLWGFPFLVVSEGVSATTAGLLLSLIVVATVSSGPLLGWLVGRHPWHRSTTALIAVAVTALTWTAVLAWPGTAPLWLLALLMVVCGSAGPVSMIGFDVARTSNPPERLASASGIINQGGFIAALVAVLGIGIVLDAMTPSGSSAYTPAAFHAAMSVQYVLWALGAAQIWRYRRRVRRLLPRAVVEGGSTMIA, encoded by the coding sequence GTGAACCAGCCGCCCGCCACCACCCCGCGTCGCGCGTGGCTGGTGTGGGGCATCGCCCTGGCGATCTACGTGCTGGCGGTCTTCCACCGCACCAGCCTCGCGGTGGCCGGCCTGGAGGCCACCGAGCGGTTCGGGCTGACCGCGAGCCAGCTGAGCTCCTTCACGATGCTCCAGCTGCTGGTCTACGCGGGGATGCAGATCCCGGTCGGGCTGCTGGTCGACCGGTTCGGAGCGCGCTCCGTGCTGACCGTGGGCGTCACCGTGGTCAGCCTCGCGCAGGCCTGGTTCGCGCTCGCCTCCTCCTACCCCGAGGCGCTGACCGCGCGGCTCTTCGTCGGGATGGGCGACGCGATGACCTTCATCTGCGTGCTGCGCCTGGTCAGCAGCTGGTTCGCGCCACGTCGCATCCCGCTGGTGGTGCAGCTGACCGGCAGCACCGGTCAGATCGGCGCGATCGCCGCGGCGGTGCCGATGACCTGGGCGCTGCGCGAGCTCGGCTGGAGCGGGGCCTACCTGGTGGCCGCCGCGATCGGACCGGTCCTGCTCGCGCTGCTCCTGCTGTTCGTCGACGACAGCCCGGTGCAGCGGCACCTCACCGGCCAGCCGATGTCGCGACGGGTGCTCGTCGGCAGCCTGCGCGCCTCGTGGTCCCAGCCCGGGACCCGACTCGGTTTCTGGGTCCACTTCGCGACCCCGTTCAGCGGCCACGTGCTCGCCCTGCTGTGGGGCTTCCCGTTCCTGGTGGTCAGCGAGGGCGTCTCGGCCACCACCGCCGGACTGCTGCTCAGCCTGATCGTGGTGGCGACCGTGTCGTCGGGTCCGCTGTTGGGCTGGCTGGTCGGCCGGCACCCGTGGCACCGCTCGACCACCGCGCTGATCGCGGTCGCCGTCACCGCCCTCACCTGGACCGCCGTCCTGGCCTGGCCCGGCACGGCACCGCTGTGGCTGCTCGCCCTGCTCATGGTGGTGTGCGGGTCGGCGGGGCCGGTCTCGATGATCGGGTTCGACGTCGCCCGCACCTCGAACCCGCCCGAACGCCTGGCCAGCGCCAGCGGGATCATCAACCAGGGCGGCTTCATCGCCGCACTGGTCGCGGTCCTCGGCATCGGCATCGTGCTGGACGCGATGACCCCCAGCGGCTCCAGCGCCTACACCCCGGCCGCGTTCCACGCCGCGATGTCCGTGCAGTACGTCCTCTGGGCACTGGGCGCGGCGCAGATCTGGCGCTACCGGCGGCGGGTACGTCGCCTGCTGCCGCGCGCGGTGGTGGAGGGCGGCAGCACGATGATCGCCTGA
- a CDS encoding alpha/beta hydrolase fold domain-containing protein produces MSLQMQAVGLYMRATSKRTFTDPAGGSRMLAMPKRRPDPAPRTMRGLTVRQEEVQGFPVHSVTREGLEDFDLPTLIYVHGGSFCKAIAPQHWQLVAQVARELDVTVQVPLYGLAPDHHAAEARSLLATLVDRVEADRRASYLMGDSAGGNLALVAAQQAVARGVTGLQGATLIAPWLDLTLSNPEVDAMEDDDPWLARAALPEVARSWADGTPLDDPSVSPLFGSFEGLPPVDLWIGERDICLPDCQLLRDALAEVGTVYYHQGPGALHVFPLLPAPEGKRARTELIAHVRRALAA; encoded by the coding sequence ATGTCGCTGCAGATGCAGGCGGTCGGGCTCTACATGCGGGCCACCAGCAAGCGGACGTTCACCGACCCCGCCGGCGGCAGTCGGATGTTGGCCATGCCGAAACGACGGCCCGACCCGGCGCCGCGCACGATGCGCGGGCTGACCGTGCGCCAGGAGGAGGTCCAGGGCTTCCCGGTGCACTCGGTCACCCGCGAGGGCCTGGAGGACTTCGACCTCCCGACGCTGATCTACGTGCACGGCGGCTCCTTCTGCAAGGCGATCGCCCCACAGCACTGGCAGCTCGTCGCGCAGGTCGCCCGCGAGCTCGACGTGACCGTGCAGGTGCCGCTCTACGGACTGGCCCCCGACCACCACGCCGCCGAGGCCCGCTCCCTGCTCGCGACACTGGTCGACCGGGTCGAGGCCGACCGGCGGGCGTCGTACCTGATGGGCGACTCGGCGGGCGGGAACCTCGCGCTGGTCGCGGCCCAGCAGGCGGTGGCGCGGGGCGTCACCGGCCTGCAGGGCGCCACCCTGATCGCACCGTGGCTGGACCTGACCCTGTCCAACCCCGAGGTCGACGCGATGGAGGACGACGACCCGTGGCTGGCGAGGGCCGCGCTGCCCGAGGTGGCCCGCTCCTGGGCCGACGGAACGCCGCTGGACGACCCGTCGGTCAGCCCGTTGTTCGGGTCGTTCGAGGGGCTGCCGCCGGTCGACCTGTGGATCGGGGAACGCGACATCTGCCTGCCCGACTGCCAGCTGCTGCGCGACGCGCTGGCCGAGGTCGGCACGGTCTACTACCACCAGGGTCCGGGTGCGTTGCACGTCTTCCCCCTGCTCCCCGCCCCCGAGGGCAAGCGGGCGCGCACGGAGTTGATCGCACACGTACGACGCGCACTCGCCGCCTGA
- a CDS encoding DNA-3-methyladenine glycosylase, whose protein sequence is MRSEPTTVDVVEAARSLLGRHLAGHGVTVRITEVEAYGGQSDPASHAYTRTARSEIMYGPPWRLYVYRSYGIHHCANVVTGPTEQGAAVLVRSGEVIEGHARARARRGGVPEARLARGPGNLAQALGISLADKGTDLLDPAAAVHLGEPATSPPRIAAGPRVGVSKAADVPWRFWITDDPTVSAYRRSPRAPAAPR, encoded by the coding sequence ATGCGCTCCGAACCGACCACCGTCGACGTCGTGGAGGCGGCCCGCTCCCTGCTCGGCCGCCACCTCGCCGGCCACGGGGTGACGGTGCGGATCACCGAGGTGGAGGCCTACGGCGGCCAGTCGGACCCCGCTTCGCACGCCTACACCCGCACCGCACGCTCGGAGATCATGTACGGGCCGCCGTGGCGGCTCTACGTCTACCGCTCCTACGGGATCCACCACTGCGCCAACGTGGTGACCGGACCGACCGAGCAGGGAGCGGCGGTGCTGGTCCGCTCCGGCGAGGTGATCGAGGGCCACGCACGCGCCCGAGCCCGGCGGGGCGGGGTGCCCGAGGCGCGGCTGGCCCGCGGCCCCGGCAACCTGGCTCAGGCGCTCGGGATCAGCCTGGCCGACAAGGGCACCGACCTGCTCGATCCGGCCGCGGCGGTGCACCTGGGGGAGCCGGCGACATCGCCGCCCCGGATCGCGGCCGGTCCGCGCGTCGGCGTCTCGAAGGCCGCCGACGTCCCGTGGCGCTTCTGGATCACCGACGACCCGACCGTCTCCGCCTACCGGCGCAGCCCGCGCGCCCCCGCCGCACCCCGTTGA
- a CDS encoding DUF6801 domain-containing protein — MALVHRRARTALGALGAVLLGSLGAVTAATPATAASGELGYTCRIDALDFGYRISMDTDAPAELAAGASAKPKVTASITMPTVVADWIRFRGAQTVTGTASASFVVGGVARDVELRVGEASTGWGKDTGKPLTVTATGNLGDVSGPVAGGSVTIVADAIASIELDLAGALGPLPIDLGSHTAKRCSVDGGQAAARTIDVIEIGEGSTSPTNPDPTPVDLDYDCQVPVLGAKTFGATFHVKAPGQVAPGTTVDPALDVALSVPRNLVDTMQQFYGTKAMGGRIVADLTVAGEARRTTVQIPTSAVPSTGDMSLAGTGRIGPITAGADGEEIVVSAGQEAVTMNLYKNADGSGTPDAFELTCSLSSGQDATLATIKVSDGTDPTDPTDPTDPTDPTDPTDPTDPTEPTDPTELTGTTTTASTLVRRNGTVVLRGVVAADAGGSDRVAGRVEFTLQRVGQQRAIFSTVRSLPSGGAVVVQLPERRAKKMLRPGHRYALVVQYRGSEAFEASKKAVRFRIPRR; from the coding sequence ATGGCACTTGTCCACCGCAGAGCCCGTACGGCGCTCGGCGCGCTCGGGGCCGTCCTGCTCGGCAGCCTCGGCGCGGTGACCGCCGCGACGCCGGCCACCGCAGCGTCCGGCGAGCTCGGCTACACCTGCCGCATCGACGCGCTCGACTTCGGCTACCGGATCAGCATGGACACCGACGCGCCCGCCGAGCTGGCCGCCGGTGCGAGCGCGAAGCCCAAGGTCACCGCGAGCATCACCATGCCCACGGTGGTGGCGGACTGGATCCGCTTCCGCGGTGCCCAGACCGTCACCGGCACCGCGAGCGCCAGCTTCGTGGTGGGCGGCGTCGCCCGCGACGTCGAGCTGCGCGTGGGCGAGGCCAGCACCGGCTGGGGCAAGGACACCGGCAAGCCGCTGACCGTCACCGCCACCGGCAACCTCGGTGACGTCTCCGGCCCCGTCGCGGGTGGGTCGGTCACCATCGTGGCGGACGCCATCGCCTCCATCGAGCTCGACCTGGCCGGCGCCCTCGGGCCGCTGCCGATCGACCTCGGCTCGCACACCGCGAAGCGGTGCTCGGTCGACGGCGGGCAGGCCGCCGCCCGCACCATCGACGTGATCGAGATCGGCGAAGGGTCGACCAGTCCGACCAATCCCGACCCGACCCCGGTCGACCTCGACTACGACTGCCAGGTGCCGGTGCTCGGCGCGAAGACCTTCGGTGCCACCTTCCACGTGAAGGCACCCGGACAGGTCGCGCCCGGCACGACCGTCGACCCGGCGCTCGACGTCGCCCTCAGCGTGCCGCGCAACCTGGTCGACACGATGCAGCAGTTCTACGGGACCAAGGCGATGGGCGGCCGGATCGTCGCCGACCTGACGGTCGCCGGCGAGGCGCGCCGGACCACCGTCCAGATTCCGACCTCCGCGGTGCCCTCGACCGGTGACATGAGCCTGGCCGGCACCGGTCGGATCGGCCCGATCACCGCCGGCGCGGACGGCGAGGAGATCGTGGTGAGCGCCGGTCAGGAGGCGGTCACCATGAACCTCTACAAGAACGCCGACGGGTCCGGCACGCCGGACGCCTTCGAGCTGACCTGCTCGCTGAGCAGCGGCCAGGACGCCACCCTCGCCACCATCAAGGTCTCCGACGGCACCGACCCGACGGACCCGACCGACCCGACCGACCCGACCGACCCGACCGACCCGACCGACCCGACCGACCCGACCGAGCCGACCGACCCGACCGAGCTCACCGGCACCACGACCACGGCGTCGACCCTGGTCCGGCGCAACGGGACGGTCGTCCTGCGCGGCGTGGTCGCCGCGGACGCGGGAGGATCGGACCGGGTGGCCGGGAGGGTGGAGTTCACTCTGCAACGGGTGGGGCAGCAGCGCGCGATCTTCTCGACGGTGCGCAGCCTCCCCTCCGGTGGCGCGGTCGTGGTCCAGCTCCCCGAGCGCCGGGCGAAGAAGATGCTGCGGCCGGGGCACCGCTATGCGCTCGTCGTGCAGTACCGCGGATCCGAGGCGTTCGAGGCGTCGAAGAAGGCGGTGCGGTTCCGCATCCCGCGGCGCTGA
- a CDS encoding LLM class flavin-dependent oxidoreductase, whose product MVHTAVRYDFRAPGATPAQRQEIYARALQQATYVDRHGHDALMLSEHHASDDGYLPSPLVVAGAMVAATSRIPITVSALLVNFYEPLRLAEDIAVLDHLSGGRVGYTFGLGYRPEEYAMYGRDWSSRGRDVEDRIATLLRAWTGEEFEHEGRRVRVLPTPYSQPHPFLLYGGGSAAAARRAARLGLNFQPQHGDPALKETYQSACRAAGREPGLVLRAPSSGPAYVFCADDPDAFWERYGAHLLADALAYQEWHGEAASYVVDTSRTVEEMRAAGTYLVATAEEVVQRCRSGEIRLITSHPACGGLPAEPSWESLRLISETVLPAVNGTPR is encoded by the coding sequence ATGGTCCACACCGCCGTCCGCTACGACTTCCGCGCGCCCGGCGCCACGCCCGCACAGCGTCAGGAGATCTACGCGCGCGCCCTGCAGCAGGCCACGTACGTCGACCGGCACGGCCACGACGCGTTGATGCTGAGCGAGCACCACGCCTCCGACGACGGCTACCTGCCGAGCCCCCTGGTGGTCGCCGGCGCCATGGTGGCCGCGACCTCGCGGATCCCGATCACCGTCTCGGCCCTGCTGGTCAACTTCTACGAGCCGCTCCGCCTCGCCGAGGACATCGCGGTGCTCGACCACCTCAGCGGCGGCCGCGTGGGCTACACGTTCGGACTGGGCTACCGGCCCGAGGAGTACGCGATGTACGGGCGCGACTGGTCGAGCCGGGGCAGGGACGTCGAGGACCGCATCGCGACCCTGCTGCGCGCCTGGACCGGCGAGGAGTTCGAGCACGAGGGTCGCCGGGTGCGCGTGCTGCCGACGCCGTACTCCCAGCCGCACCCCTTCCTCCTCTACGGCGGCGGCTCCGCGGCGGCCGCCCGGCGTGCGGCCCGGCTCGGGCTGAACTTCCAGCCGCAGCACGGCGACCCGGCGCTGAAGGAGACCTACCAGTCGGCCTGCCGCGCCGCCGGACGCGAGCCGGGACTGGTGCTCCGGGCGCCGAGCAGCGGCCCCGCCTACGTTTTCTGCGCCGACGACCCCGACGCCTTCTGGGAGCGGTACGGCGCCCACCTGCTGGCCGATGCGCTGGCCTACCAGGAGTGGCACGGCGAGGCGGCGTCGTACGTGGTCGACACCTCGCGGACGGTCGAGGAGATGCGCGCGGCCGGGACCTACCTGGTCGCGACCGCCGAGGAGGTGGTCCAGCGGTGCCGGTCCGGCGAGATCAGGCTGATCACCAGCCACCCGGCCTGCGGCGGCCTGCCGGCCGAGCCGTCCTGGGAGAGCCTGAGGCTGATCTCCGAGACGGTGCTCCCGGCCGTCAACGGCACCCCGCGCTGA
- a CDS encoding quinone oxidoreductase family protein, with protein MRAIGVTEYGGPEALREVDLPQEPLGPGQVRVRVHAAAVNPTDTYVVNGSRNRAGVPRDVADVPGMDVAGVLAEVGPDAGTDLVAGERVMAVVVPRGQHGAYREDVVLPSGSVVRAPADTTHAEAATLPMNGLTARLALDSMGLAPGEVLAVTGAAGAFGGYVIELAKADGLIVVADAAERDEELVRSLGADHVVRRGDDVADRIRALYPDGVHGLADGAVQDEAVLPAVRDGGAVATVRFWKGDGRRGLRFHPVLVAEVAERRDLLDRLREQAEAGVLSLRVAEVLPAERADEAHQRLADGGVRGRLVLDFG; from the coding sequence ATGCGAGCAATCGGAGTGACCGAGTACGGAGGACCCGAGGCGCTGCGGGAGGTCGACCTGCCGCAGGAGCCGCTCGGCCCGGGTCAGGTCCGGGTGCGGGTGCACGCCGCGGCCGTGAACCCGACGGACACCTACGTCGTCAATGGCTCCCGCAACCGCGCCGGAGTGCCCCGGGACGTCGCCGACGTGCCCGGGATGGACGTGGCGGGCGTGCTGGCCGAGGTCGGACCGGACGCCGGGACCGACCTGGTCGCGGGAGAGCGGGTGATGGCGGTGGTGGTGCCGCGAGGTCAGCACGGCGCCTACCGCGAGGACGTCGTGCTGCCGTCCGGATCGGTGGTACGGGCACCCGCGGACACCACGCACGCCGAGGCGGCGACCCTGCCGATGAACGGCCTGACCGCGCGGCTGGCCCTGGACTCGATGGGCCTGGCGCCGGGCGAGGTGCTGGCGGTGACCGGCGCGGCCGGCGCCTTCGGCGGCTATGTGATCGAGCTGGCCAAGGCCGACGGGCTGATCGTCGTGGCCGACGCCGCGGAGCGGGACGAGGAGCTGGTCCGCTCGCTGGGGGCCGACCACGTGGTGCGCCGCGGAGACGACGTCGCCGACCGGATCCGGGCGTTGTACCCCGACGGCGTCCACGGTCTGGCCGACGGAGCGGTGCAGGACGAGGCGGTCCTCCCGGCGGTCCGGGACGGCGGCGCCGTCGCCACCGTGCGGTTCTGGAAGGGCGACGGGCGTCGCGGCCTGCGGTTCCACCCGGTGCTGGTGGCCGAGGTCGCCGAGCGCCGCGACCTACTGGACCGGCTGCGGGAGCAGGCCGAGGCCGGGGTGCTGTCGCTGCGGGTGGCGGAGGTCCTCCCGGCGGAGCGGGCCGACGAGGCCCACCAGCGGCTGGCGGACGGCGGAGTGCGCGGACGGCTCGTCCTCGACTTCGGCTGA
- a CDS encoding YitT family protein, with protein sequence MRTTGRSATAVRAEESAPPAGPPHSLVDDAFAVACGTIVVSLGLFLLREAELVTGGTAGLALLVSYAVDVPFGVLFAVINLPFFVLALRRKGWRFTLRSLISVGLVSALSEVHPRMVDLSGVDPLYAAVVGNLIVGLGLLILFRHGSSVGGFNIVALIAQEQLGWRAGNVQMSLDLLVVLGALLVAGPVVVAFSALGAALLNLVLTLNHRPGRYLGI encoded by the coding sequence ATGAGGACCACGGGACGTTCGGCGACCGCGGTGCGGGCCGAGGAGTCCGCTCCGCCGGCCGGGCCACCCCACTCCCTGGTCGACGACGCCTTCGCGGTGGCCTGCGGCACCATCGTCGTCTCGCTCGGGCTGTTCCTGCTCCGGGAGGCCGAGCTGGTCACCGGCGGCACCGCCGGCCTCGCGCTGCTGGTCTCCTACGCGGTCGATGTGCCGTTCGGCGTGCTGTTCGCGGTGATCAACCTCCCGTTCTTCGTCCTCGCGCTGCGGCGCAAGGGGTGGCGCTTCACGCTGCGCAGCCTGATCTCGGTCGGACTGGTCTCCGCGCTCTCCGAGGTGCACCCGCGGATGGTCGATCTCTCCGGCGTCGACCCGCTCTACGCGGCGGTCGTCGGCAACCTGATCGTCGGCCTCGGCCTGCTGATCCTGTTCCGCCACGGCTCGAGCGTGGGCGGCTTCAACATCGTGGCGCTGATCGCCCAGGAGCAGCTCGGCTGGCGCGCCGGCAACGTGCAGATGTCCCTGGACCTGCTGGTCGTGCTCGGCGCACTGCTGGTCGCCGGCCCGGTCGTGGTCGCCTTCTCCGCGCTCGGCGCCGCCCTGCTCAACCTGGTGCTCACGCTCAACCACCGCCCGGGGCGCTACCTCGGCATCTGA
- a CDS encoding nuclease-related domain-containing DEAD/DEAH box helicase → MPRLIPEAPSFAAASEQDVWEILRDQLGPDDVLMTNVRLTTSDRDHEADLVVLMPDYGVLVLEIKGGSVWHDDGWWQSDASQRRRIDPVQQALDSKYALRSFVEHRAGWGSRGRIAWSHGVVVPYSSFPADDALPELPRFALHDRDDLAHLATRVRQNAHGLDQQHRVPTLDDIEAVVHCLAGRSVRGYRDPNAESAERAAEADRLTEQQSLILQVTRLLRRVEVRGGAGSGKTVLALQKAKELQRGRGDTPPQRVALLCYSLGLAEHFKREVAGWKRRERPSFVGTWEELGRSWGAPEGTREDSAFWEERLPAIMTELAGELPDGKRFDAIVIDEAQDFADSWWRPLLRSLRSEERGGIYVFADENQRVFSRFGRPPVELVPLVLDHCLRNTKQVFEAFGPMTPSRMYARGGEGPEVRFVPATADQALAKADDEVDRLLDEGWDPGRVALITTGHRHPVQVEVTERHGQEAYWQRYFDDEDVFYGHVLGCKGLERAAVVLCLNEDGSRDRARERLYVGMSRATDQLVVVGDPEFVVRAGGPEVAKRLGIAAT, encoded by the coding sequence ATGCCCCGCCTGATCCCTGAAGCGCCCAGTTTCGCCGCGGCCTCCGAGCAGGACGTGTGGGAGATCCTGCGCGACCAGCTCGGCCCCGACGACGTGCTGATGACCAACGTGCGCCTCACCACCTCCGACCGGGACCACGAGGCCGACCTGGTGGTGCTGATGCCCGACTACGGCGTCCTGGTGCTCGAGATCAAGGGCGGTTCGGTCTGGCACGACGACGGCTGGTGGCAGTCCGACGCCAGCCAGCGACGCCGGATCGACCCGGTCCAGCAGGCCCTCGACAGTAAGTACGCCCTCCGCTCCTTCGTCGAGCACCGAGCGGGCTGGGGAAGCCGGGGCCGGATCGCCTGGTCGCACGGCGTGGTGGTGCCGTACTCGTCGTTCCCCGCCGACGACGCGCTGCCCGAGCTTCCCCGGTTCGCCCTGCACGACCGGGACGACCTCGCCCACCTGGCGACCCGGGTCCGGCAGAACGCGCACGGCCTCGACCAGCAGCACCGGGTGCCGACCCTCGACGACATCGAGGCGGTGGTCCACTGCCTCGCCGGACGGTCGGTGCGCGGCTATCGGGATCCCAACGCGGAGTCGGCGGAGCGCGCCGCGGAGGCGGACCGGTTGACCGAGCAGCAGTCACTGATCCTGCAGGTCACCCGGCTGTTGCGCCGGGTGGAGGTGCGCGGGGGCGCCGGCAGCGGCAAGACCGTCCTCGCCCTGCAGAAGGCCAAGGAGCTGCAGCGCGGACGCGGCGACACCCCGCCGCAGCGGGTCGCGCTGCTCTGCTACTCGCTCGGCCTGGCCGAGCACTTCAAGCGGGAGGTGGCCGGGTGGAAGCGCCGTGAGCGGCCGTCGTTCGTCGGCACCTGGGAGGAGCTCGGCCGCAGCTGGGGTGCGCCCGAGGGCACCCGGGAGGACAGCGCCTTCTGGGAGGAGCGGCTGCCCGCGATCATGACCGAGCTCGCCGGCGAGCTGCCGGACGGCAAGAGGTTCGACGCGATCGTGATCGACGAGGCGCAGGACTTCGCGGACTCGTGGTGGCGTCCGCTGCTGCGGTCACTGCGCTCGGAGGAGCGCGGCGGGATCTATGTGTTCGCGGACGAGAACCAGCGGGTCTTCTCCCGGTTCGGACGCCCACCGGTGGAGCTGGTGCCGCTGGTCCTCGACCACTGTCTGCGCAACACCAAGCAGGTCTTCGAGGCGTTCGGGCCGATGACCCCGAGCCGGATGTACGCCCGCGGTGGCGAGGGCCCCGAGGTCCGGTTCGTTCCGGCCACCGCCGACCAGGCCCTGGCGAAGGCGGACGACGAGGTCGACCGCCTCCTCGACGAGGGCTGGGACCCCGGACGCGTCGCGTTGATCACCACCGGCCACCGCCACCCGGTGCAGGTGGAGGTCACCGAGCGCCACGGCCAGGAGGCCTACTGGCAGCGGTACTTCGACGACGAGGACGTCTTCTACGGACACGTGCTCGGCTGCAAGGGCCTGGAGCGCGCCGCAGTGGTGCTCTGCCTCAACGAGGACGGCTCCCGCGACCGCGCCCGGGAGCGCCTCTACGTCGGCATGTCCCGCGCCACGGACCAGCTGGTGGTGGTGGGCGACCCCGAGTTCGTGGTGCGCGCGGGTGGTCCCGAGGTCGCCAAGCGGCTCGGCATCGCCGCCACCTGA
- a CDS encoding ADP-ribosylglycohydrolase family protein: MTEEAAAYARVHRHSAGNGALMRTAPVALAHLDDRDQLARAARAVASLTHADPLAADSCVLWCEAIRVAVLHARTDVRAGLDLIPAERRERWRTWLDEATEPTALARPVPGDRFTPNGFTVTALQAATAAIEGTPIPVEEPCRRLQDALHNAVRIGNDTDTVAAIAGGLLGARWGASAVPWHWRRAVHGWPGSDAVDLVALATLAVRGGRTDGTGWPAAGAVDYPEEWAGVVPHPFDRGVLLGSAASRDHGADAVVSLCRVGREQPCFDGAAEVVHARLMDSDRPEDNPHLRFVLADAAEAVRALRAEGKRVLVHCVAAQQRTPSVAVAYAVLLGVEPEAARAAVRAALPQARGRGLVWEAADLR, translated from the coding sequence ATGACCGAGGAGGCGGCCGCCTACGCCCGGGTGCACCGGCACTCCGCCGGCAACGGCGCCCTGATGCGCACCGCCCCGGTGGCGCTCGCGCACCTCGACGACCGCGACCAGCTGGCGCGAGCCGCCCGCGCGGTCGCCTCGCTCACCCACGCGGACCCGCTCGCCGCCGACTCGTGCGTGCTCTGGTGCGAGGCGATCCGGGTCGCCGTGCTGCACGCCCGCACCGACGTGCGCGCCGGCCTCGACCTGATCCCCGCCGAGCGCCGGGAGCGCTGGCGCACCTGGCTCGACGAGGCGACCGAGCCGACCGCGCTCGCCCGCCCGGTGCCCGGCGACCGGTTCACGCCGAACGGGTTCACCGTGACCGCCCTCCAGGCCGCGACGGCCGCCATCGAGGGCACCCCGATCCCGGTCGAGGAGCCGTGCCGGCGGCTCCAGGACGCGCTGCACAACGCGGTCCGGATCGGCAACGACACCGACACGGTCGCCGCGATCGCCGGCGGGTTGCTCGGTGCCCGCTGGGGAGCGAGCGCGGTGCCGTGGCACTGGCGGCGCGCGGTGCACGGGTGGCCCGGCAGTGACGCCGTCGACCTGGTCGCGCTGGCCACCCTCGCCGTTCGCGGCGGTCGCACAGACGGCACCGGCTGGCCGGCCGCCGGAGCGGTCGACTACCCGGAGGAGTGGGCGGGCGTCGTACCGCACCCGTTCGATCGCGGCGTGCTGCTCGGCTCGGCGGCCAGCCGCGACCACGGGGCCGACGCGGTCGTCTCCCTGTGCCGGGTGGGCCGCGAGCAGCCCTGCTTCGACGGAGCCGCCGAGGTGGTGCACGCGCGACTGATGGACAGCGACCGCCCGGAGGACAACCCGCACCTGCGCTTCGTACTGGCCGACGCGGCGGAGGCGGTGCGTGCCCTGCGGGCCGAGGGCAAGCGGGTGCTGGTGCACTGTGTCGCCGCGCAGCAGCGGACACCGAGCGTCGCCGTGGCCTACGCGGTGCTGCTGGGGGTGGAGCCGGAGGCGGCCCGCGCCGCGGTCCGCGCAGCGCTCCCGCAGGCGCGTGGCCGGGGTCTCGTCTGGGAGGCGGCCGACCTTCGGTGA
- a CDS encoding ADP-ribosylglycohydrolase family protein, with product MNHPRTLTTAQVDRAAGVLLATAAGDALGVPYEFSRPPAVGEPAAMTGGGLGGFAPGEWSDDTAMAVAVARVAATGADLATPAALDEIATGFLAWYDAGPADIGIQTSAVLAATRRRLDAGSGAPVG from the coding sequence ATGAACCACCCGCGCACCCTCACCACCGCCCAGGTGGACCGTGCCGCCGGCGTCCTGCTGGCCACCGCCGCCGGAGACGCCCTCGGCGTTCCGTACGAGTTCTCCCGGCCGCCGGCGGTCGGCGAGCCCGCCGCGATGACCGGCGGGGGCCTCGGCGGATTCGCCCCCGGCGAGTGGAGCGACGACACCGCGATGGCGGTCGCCGTCGCCCGGGTCGCCGCCACCGGTGCCGACCTGGCCACCCCGGCGGCGCTCGACGAGATCGCCACCGGCTTCCTCGCCTGGTACGACGCCGGCCCGGCCGACATCGGCATCCAGACCTCCGCGGTGCTGGCCGCCACCCGCCGTCGCCTGGACGCGGGGAGCGGGGCGCCGGTCGGGTGA